The Vibrio alginolyticus NBRC 15630 = ATCC 17749 genomic sequence ATCACAGCCCTAAACGGTGGCGCAACGATCATCAATATGATGTTCACCGACTACACAACATGGGCAGCAATGCGTTTCATCATTGGTTTGTCACTGGGTGGTTACTTCACCGTGGCAGTAAGCCTAATGATCGGCCTATTTACGCCAACGGTACGTGGTAAGTTGACGGCATTCGCGTCTTCTATGTTCTCTGTAGCACTGATGGTAATGGGTGCGTATGCAGCATTTATTGCAAGCATTGATGCACCATGGGAAAGCCTAATGCTTGTTGGTGGTATCCCACCATTGGCAGCCGCTGTTGTCATGATCTTTGTACTACCTAGCGACAGCAAAGTGATCGCTTACGGTGAAGAAGAGCAAGCAAAAGCAGAAGAATCAGATGCACCAGCGAAAAAAGGCTCTTGGGGCGAAATGCTAAGCAAGCCTTACCGTAAGATCACTCTAACGTGTCTATTACTGGCTGGCCTTAATTTCTACGGTTTCCAATTCTTTGGTGGCTTCGTAACCACTTACCTACGTGATGTACGTATGTTCGACGGTGCAACCATCGGTCTCATCTTCTCTATCTCAGCATTTGGTTCACTGTTTGGTGCGTGGTTCTGGGGTTGGGTAGCTGACAAATTCGGTCGTAAGGTGAACGCATTTGGCTTCATCCTAGCGGGCATCATGGTTTCAATCTTCTTTGTTGCACCTGGCGACATGGTGATTGGCGGCCTAAACATGCTGGCTCTACTTGGTCTGATTTACAACTTCGGTCTGTCTTCTTCAGCGGTATGGGGTGGTTACTTCTCAGAACTGTTCCCAGCACACCTACGTAGCTACGGCGCGGCGCTATTCCACGGCGGTCGTATCCTCGGTATGTGGGCACCAATGGTACTTATCTTCATCCAAGAACGTACCGACCTACAAACCGCAATGTGGGGTTCACCAATCGTATGGATCCTTGCTGGTCTTCTATGGCTATCACTGCCAGAGACACTAAAAGGCGGCGTGTTCGATAAGAGCAAAAAAGCCGAAGCAGCAAAAGCGTAACTGAATTTCAAAAACTCCGGCTGGCTCCCCGGCCGGATGAAAAAACTTAATTTCGAGTCCTGTTCCCAAAGCCGACTCGACAGCAAATAAGAGAGTTTATTATGTCTAAATATCAAGAAGCGAAACGCGTTGTACGTGAATACTTCAGCGCAATGGAAAACGCAACTCACGAGAACGTGGCAGAAGTACTAAAAGCACACACTTCAGAAGATTACCTATGGCGTGGTGTTTACCCATTCCGTGAGCAACAAGGCGCTCAAGCAGCGGCTGACGTTTTCTGGGCTCCTTTGATGAAATCAATGACTCGCATGCAGCGTCGTCAAGACATCTTCATCGGTGGTGAGAACGAAGTAACATCAGGTGAAATCTGGGTAATGAGCATGGGTCACTTCATGGGTCTATTCGACGCTGAATACCTAGGCATGCGCCCAACTGGCAAAATCATGAACATCCGTTACGCAGAATTTAACTGTGTTGAAAACGGCAAGATCACTAAGACTGGCCTATTCCTAGACCTTCTAGGTGCAATGGACCAAGCGGGTTGTTACCCACTGCCACCATCAACAGGTAAGCACTTCGTATACCCTGGTCCTCGTAACCACGATGGTCTACTGTTCGAAGACGCAGCACCAGAAGAAGGCGTAGCAACACTAGCACTAGTGAACAAGATGGTTGATGACCTATCTGCACTAAACGACAGCGGCGCTATGGGTTGCCCACCAGAAGTTCTTGAGAAGAGCTGGTCTAAAGACATGATCTGGTACGGTCCATGTGGTATCGGTGCGTCTTATACAATCCCTCGTTACCAACAGCAGCACCAATTGCCGTTCCGTAACAACCTAAAAGACAAGAAGTTTAACGGCCACGTATGTCGTTTCGCAGAAGGTAACTTCTCTTGTTTCTTCGGCTGGCCAAACCTATCTAACACGCCTATCGGTGGTTTCCTAGGTATGACAGGTGGTGAAGTACGTGCAGACATGCAAGTGGTTGACGTTTACTACCGTGACGGCGACAAGCTATCTGAGAACTGGGTACTGATCGACCTTCCTTACTGGCTAAAACAGCAAGGTCTAGACGTGTTCGAGCGTACTCAACAGATCCTAAACCCTTCTCTATAAGAAGTCCTAGGGGCGGATTGTCAACCCGCCTTTATGTTGCCTGAATCCCCTCTCGGTTCAGGCGACATGCTCCCAACTCGTGCCTCAAGGATGGGGCACAACCTCAAGATAGAACCCTTATTCAAAACGGGCATGAACGCACGGTGGCTTTCTGCGCCCTGAATAATGAGATTGATGATGAAAAAGTCGACCCTTTCTGCAGTGATTTTAGCAGCGCTTACTTCTAGCTCAGCCTTTGCTGCACACACTTTTGTTAATGACGCTGGCGACAGCCTAACCATCGATGGCCGTTTCGATCTTCGCTACCAAGACCGTGGCGGTGATGACAACGGCGAATGGAACAGCGGCAGCTCACGTTTCGGTTTGAAAGGCCAAATGGGTCTGGATAACGGCTGGACTGGTTTCGGTCACGCGGAATGGGGCTACAACTCTGGCGCGAACGGCGACAACATTTACGACCGCTTGCTATACGCAGGTGTTGATCACGAAAAATACGGCAAGATTGCTGCGGGTACTAAACAGTGGTCTACCTTCTACGACGTAGCATGGTACACCGATTTAGGTCGTGTATTCGGTACTCGTGGCTCAGGTGTTTACAACCTAGCTGACTGGGGTATCGCATCCGGTGCTGGTCGTGCGGAAAACTCAATTACGTACCGTAATTCAATTAATGAAAAAGTGAGCTACGGCTTTACTTACCAGACCACGCGTGAAGATGTTGCTCTAGCAAGCAATGCGACAGCCTCACTGAAAAACGGCATGGGTGCTTCGATCACTTACAAACCCGTTGATGGCGTAACACTGGGTGCGGCTTACCATCAAAATGAAGTTGCGGATCTAGACGCAAGCGTGGTTGGCGTAGAAAACGGCGACAACATGCG encodes the following:
- a CDS encoding MFS transporter; this encodes MNAKRHMSEVPMIQRVAAYLAILVGYFFYCYNFVIIDYVRPYIVEAYDGISLSDTAQFYTWQSVGALIGALSCAWFATKFGKKSTLITITALNGGATIINMMFTDYTTWAAMRFIIGLSLGGYFTVAVSLMIGLFTPTVRGKLTAFASSMFSVALMVMGAYAAFIASIDAPWESLMLVGGIPPLAAAVVMIFVLPSDSKVIAYGEEEQAKAEESDAPAKKGSWGEMLSKPYRKITLTCLLLAGLNFYGFQFFGGFVTTYLRDVRMFDGATIGLIFSISAFGSLFGAWFWGWVADKFGRKVNAFGFILAGIMVSIFFVAPGDMVIGGLNMLALLGLIYNFGLSSSAVWGGYFSELFPAHLRSYGAALFHGGRILGMWAPMVLIFIQERTDLQTAMWGSPIVWILAGLLWLSLPETLKGGVFDKSKKAEAAKA
- a CDS encoding nuclear transport factor 2 family protein yields the protein MSKYQEAKRVVREYFSAMENATHENVAEVLKAHTSEDYLWRGVYPFREQQGAQAAADVFWAPLMKSMTRMQRRQDIFIGGENEVTSGEIWVMSMGHFMGLFDAEYLGMRPTGKIMNIRYAEFNCVENGKITKTGLFLDLLGAMDQAGCYPLPPSTGKHFVYPGPRNHDGLLFEDAAPEEGVATLALVNKMVDDLSALNDSGAMGCPPEVLEKSWSKDMIWYGPCGIGASYTIPRYQQQHQLPFRNNLKDKKFNGHVCRFAEGNFSCFFGWPNLSNTPIGGFLGMTGGEVRADMQVVDVYYRDGDKLSENWVLIDLPYWLKQQGLDVFERTQQILNPSL
- a CDS encoding porin; translation: MKKSTLSAVILAALTSSSAFAAHTFVNDAGDSLTIDGRFDLRYQDRGGDDNGEWNSGSSRFGLKGQMGLDNGWTGFGHAEWGYNSGANGDNIYDRLLYAGVDHEKYGKIAAGTKQWSTFYDVAWYTDLGRVFGTRGSGVYNLADWGIASGAGRAENSITYRNSINEKVSYGFTYQTTREDVALASNATASLKNGMGASITYKPVDGVTLGAAYHQNEVADLDASVVGVENGDNMRIMLLGANYSNGGFYAGATFHVGENWEAVSQGGTDVMFDTLGGEIYTYYHFDNGLRPTLNYNYMEDSGDETQGYERNLLIPGLEYHFQKNKFLVWTEYQFDLGKDQYDGSKFENRDDQFAAGIRYYF